A stretch of the Psychroserpens sp. Hel_I_66 genome encodes the following:
- a CDS encoding UDP-2,3-diacylglucosamine diphosphatase, which yields MTIPAGKKIYFSSDNHLGAPTNEASLPREKKFVAWLEEIRKDAAAIFLLGDLFDFWFEYGTVVPKGFVRTLGKLAEISDSGIPIYFFVGNHDLWMNGYFEKELNIPVFHKPKEFIFNHKTFYIAHGDGLGPYDKGYKRMKKVFTNPVFKFLFKWLHPDIGMKVAQYLSVKNKLISGEHDATYLGEDKEWLILFSKSELEKQHRDYFIYGHRHLPMEVALNDNSKYVNLGDWIEYFTYGVFDGEEFELKTYK from the coding sequence ATAACAATACCTGCTGGAAAAAAAATCTACTTTTCGTCAGACAATCACTTGGGTGCTCCAACAAACGAAGCGTCATTGCCACGAGAAAAGAAGTTTGTAGCCTGGTTAGAGGAGATTAGAAAAGATGCAGCAGCGATATTTTTACTGGGTGATTTGTTCGATTTTTGGTTTGAATATGGTACGGTAGTGCCTAAAGGGTTTGTAAGAACATTAGGTAAACTTGCGGAAATTAGTGACTCAGGAATCCCGATTTACTTCTTTGTTGGTAATCATGATTTATGGATGAATGGTTACTTTGAAAAAGAACTCAATATCCCAGTATTTCATAAACCAAAAGAATTTATTTTCAATCATAAAACATTTTATATTGCGCATGGAGATGGTTTAGGACCTTATGACAAAGGTTATAAACGCATGAAAAAAGTATTTACAAACCCAGTTTTTAAGTTTCTTTTTAAATGGTTACATCCAGATATTGGGATGAAAGTTGCGCAATATCTATCTGTTAAAAATAAGCTGATTTCTGGAGAACACGATGCTACCTATTTGGGTGAAGACAAAGAATGGCTCATCCTCTTTAGCAAGTCGGAATTAGAAAAACAACATCGCGATTATTTTATATACGGTCATCGCCATTTACCTATGGAAGTGGCTTTAAACGACAACTCCAAATACGTCAATCTTGGTGATTGGATAGAGTATTTTACTTATGGTGTTTTTGATGGTGAAGAATTTGAGCTGAAGACTTATAAATAG
- a CDS encoding 6-pyruvoyl trahydropterin synthase family protein, producing the protein MSNIRITKQFSFETGHALYGYDGKCKNVHGHSYRLDVTVIGKPISDNKNVKFGMVIDFSDLKKIVKEDIVDVFDHATVFNKNTPHVELAKELASRDHNVLLVDYQPTSEMMVIDFAEKIKKRLPNNIKLHSLKLQETATSYAQWFASDNE; encoded by the coding sequence ATGAGCAACATTCGCATCACAAAACAATTTTCTTTTGAAACTGGCCATGCACTTTACGGTTACGATGGTAAATGTAAAAATGTACATGGTCACAGTTATAGACTGGATGTGACAGTGATTGGAAAACCTATTTCTGACAATAAGAACGTCAAATTTGGTATGGTCATTGATTTTAGTGATCTCAAAAAAATCGTAAAAGAAGATATCGTTGATGTGTTTGATCATGCAACCGTGTTTAATAAAAATACGCCTCACGTAGAATTGGCTAAGGAATTGGCATCAAGAGACCATAATGTGCTTTTGGTAGATTACCAGCCTACAAGTGAGATGATGGTCATCGATTTTGCTGAAAAAATCAAAAAACGTTTACCAAACAACATCAAATTACATTCTTTAAAACTTCAAGAAACAGCAACTTCCTACGCGCAGTGGTTTGCTTCAGATAATGAATAG